One Cydia splendana unplaced genomic scaffold, ilCydSple1.2 scaffold_50_ctg1, whole genome shotgun sequence DNA window includes the following coding sequences:
- the LOC134805726 gene encoding uncharacterized protein LOC134805726 — protein MSEMEKFNLKTALSLLPVMKDDINEIQNLIDGIEYYQSLLDNDSKMKLVTFVLKSRLSQSAKLKLLPEYTTVDALITDMKNELLPKKSVPCLQKQLLSIKQNEMSIDDYGKQLAEMFVDLTLSQAGDNADNYKVLRPLNERQAIQSFADGLRNRRLSTIIAARNFTTLKDAVQAAIDYDRSTPKAHHPHTLGDTVAGRTQHAAIKRQGTGSVADSEVRDVASNLRLPEEQRGLTSRIEVGPNSIPTELGTTGYAVNSKYM, from the exons ATGTCCGAGATGGAgaagtttaatttaaaaacggCTTTGAGTTTATTACCAGTAATGAAAGATGATATTAATGAAATTCAGAATTTAATTGACGGTATTGAATATTATCAATCGCTTCTCGATAACGATTCAAAAATGAAACTGGTAACCTTCGTCTTAAAGAGTAGGCTTTCTCAGTCAGCTAAACTAAAGCTGCTACCAGAATATACTACCGTTGACGCTTTAATCACGGATATGAAAAATGAACTTTTACCAAAAAAGTCAGTGccatgtttacaaaaacaactttTAAGTATAAAACAAAACGAAATGTCTATCGATGACTACGGTAAACAATTAGCAGAAATGTTTGTCGATCTTACTTTGTCCCAGGCGGGGGATAATGCCGATAATTATAAGGTATTGCGACCCTTAAATGAACGCCAGGCTATTCAGAGCTTCGCTGATGGGCTGCGAAATCGCAGACTCAGCACTATAATCGCTGCAAGgaattttaccaccctaaaagaTGCAGTTCAAGCTGCCATCGATTACGACCGCTCCACTCCAA AGGCCCATCATCCTCATACTCTAGGGGACACCGTGGCAGGTCGTACTCAACACGCGGCCATCAAACGGCAAGGTACGGGTTCAGTAGCCGACAGCGAGGTACGGGACGTGGCTTCCAACCTGCGGCTGCCCGAGGAGCAACGAGGCCTTACCAGCAGAATAGAGGTAGGTCCCAATTCTATTCCAACAGAGCTAGGAACAACGGGATACGCAGTCAACAGCAAGTACATGTAA
- the LOC134805727 gene encoding uncharacterized protein LOC134805727, producing MTCPVQYQQSIRVTVNNDGSRKVEVTLNATFTVNIPMAPDRSCTVTETTDTSPAPPPTPSATTPPDAPQHPSQPQPQPQCPLPNCNGILANSPAQPRSQPQCPSQPPGTTARPVAVVEPLPPRYQPLRPHYIPQRHERSPPRGRGRGWRRTVTQL from the coding sequence ATGACCTGCCCCGTGCAGTACCAACAGTCGATAAGGGTGACTGTGAATAATGATGGAAGCAGGAAAGTGGAGGTGACACTAAATGCCACCTTCACCGTGAACATTCCCATGGCCCCAGACAGATCATGTACAGTAACGGAGACAACCGACACGTCACCGGCACCACCGCCAACACCAAGCGCGACGACGCCGCCCGATGCCCCGCAACACCCATCGCAACCACAACCACAGCCGCAATGCCCATTGCCCAATTGTAATGGCATATTGGCCAATTCCCCAGCACAGCCACGATCGCAGCCACAGTGCCCGTCGCAGCCACCAGGGACCACCGCAAGACCAGTAGCAGTCGTAGAACCGCTGCCACCAAGGTACCAGCCACTCCGGCCCCACTACATTCCGCAACGGCACGAAAGGAGCCCACCACGAGGACGAGGAAGAGGATGGCGACGGACGGTAACGCAGCTGTAA